One Nicotiana tomentosiformis chromosome 1, ASM39032v3, whole genome shotgun sequence genomic window, tatacctttgctataAAATTTCCTAAAATTTATAGGTAGGCATCAGAAGCAGAAAACCGCCAACAAGCTTCCACCCCCGACATCCAACAATTCAGAGTTTTGGCCCCCTAATTTTTCGGTTTCCTTGCAGCAAAAGAACGACAGCTCTTTAGTTGTGGAAAAGTGCCGGTTTTCATAGAACACAAAAGAGCCCTACCTGCAAGTGATGTCCATTTTCATACACGAGTGCAGTTGCTGAATGGCGAACTGCAATTCACCAGACAAAGAATGGTGGTTATCTCCTGCAAGAAACTTGCATGCCTTAGCATTCACATACACTAAGCTATAGCCAGCTGTAACCTTGACACCTCTCTCCTTAGACAGCATTCTCATTTTGCTGGCATCACCCCACGAATGACCTGATGCATACATGTTTGATGCAAGAAGATAGCCAGCTGAGCTTGACGGCTCGAGTTCAAGTACTTGAGGGAGGGCATTGGCACCAAACTCATAGTTCTCATAGTTCCTACAGGCACTCAAGAGCGCCCCCCATGCACTTGCACTAGGCTTTACTCCTCCACGTAGCCTTCCTATCAAATTCATTGCACTATCAACCTTTCCAGCCCGAGCTAACAAATCTACAAGGCAAGAGTAATGTTCTAAGCTTGGTTCAACCTCATGATCCCAAATCAACTCCTCAAAAAGAGATAGCCCTTCTTCTACCAGTCCCCCATGACTACAAGCGGACAAAAGAGACAGTGCTGTTACTTGATTCGGCCTCAGACCACTCATTTTCATCTCAGCAAGTAGGGCTAGAGCTTCATTTGGGAGGCCATTCATACCATATGCTGTGATAATGGCACTCCAGGTAACGACATTCTTGTGTGGAATCCGTTCAAACACTTTTCTCGACAATTCAACAGAACCACATTTCGAATACATATCTAAGATCGCAGTTCCCACTAGTACATCAGATGTCAACCCTCTTCGAATAGCAATGCCATGAGCCCACCTTGATCTTTTCAGGTCTGCAGAAAGAGAGCAAGCTTCAAGAAGATGTAGCATGGTAATGGCATTGGGCCGTTCAGTAGTGTGGTTCATCTCTCGGAAAACAGCAATGGCTTCGTCAGGCATGCCACAGTGTGTGAATCCAGCAATCATGGTGCTCCAAGTTACTGCATCTTGCGTTTTCATAATACTAAATTGACTCCATGCATAATTTATGAGATTGCAACTTGCATATGCATCGATCAAAGAGTTTGTAACCAACTCATTCAACTCAAAACCTCGTCGGAGTACTCTGGAATGTATCAACTTGCACTGGTAAGGGTCAAGGAAGGACTTACATAACTGCAGCAGATTGACCAGAGTCACCTCATCAGAATCAACTCCAGCCTTCCTCATCGAATCAAATAGAATTAGAGCCTCAGAATGCTTCTCATTTTGCACAAGTCCTGACAACAAAGAGTTCCAGGATACGACATTCTTTTCGGGAGTTTCGCGGAAAACTCTCAATGAAGAATTAACATCGTTGCATTTAGAATACAAGTCGATCAGGGAGTTCTGTACAAACAAATCATAACCCAGACCTCTAGAGATAACAAATCCATGAATTGACTCTCCCATTCTAATGGCCATCAATTTGCTGCAGGCTTTGAGTACACTTACCACTGATTGTCCGTCTAGCGTTatcccaaaatcaatcatccGTTTAAAGAACCCGAGAGCAACAGTTGCTTCCTCGCTTTGGGTATAGCCAGCAACCATGACACTCCAAGAAATAACGTCTCTGTCAGTCATTTCATCGAAAAGGTTATGCGCAAGCTGCATTCCTAATTCAGCATAAAAGTTGAGGAGCGAGTTTTGGACAGAAGTTATACTTGAATATCCAGCACGAATGATAGAACCATGAATCATCTGTCCAACCTCAAAAGCTTTAAGATTCCGACAAGTCTGAATGACAAGCACTAAGGTGGAGATGTTGGGTTCAAAACCTGCAGCCCAAGCCTGAGTAAAGAACCACAATCCTCGTCCAGAAGAAGCAGCAGCAGCTCGCTCTAAGTGTCCGTGAACGATTACATTCCACGAAACTGAATCTTTGTTGGGCATGCAGTTAAAAACAAGAAGTGCAGAACCCAAATCTCCAGATTTAGCATAGAAGTCCATCATAGAATTACCGAGGGAAGTGAAAGCTAGGAATCCCTGCTTAATCAGAGAGCCATGGATAGAATTGCCATGTGTGGGTGAGAGGTTTAAGCATGCTTTGAGAAGGACGGCGAAAACCGAATGGTCTGTCAACTCAAGTCCGCTCTTCTTCAATTCGCGGTAGTGGAAAAGAACGTCTTGGGATTTGCCATGATACAGTAATTCTTTCAACCTAGAACACCAGTTACAGTTCCAAGCAGGCGACGAGAAAGGAACACGCATTTAGACGACAGGGTTTTTTTTATTTCAGGGTACTCCCTTCCAACTCTAAATCCAATGACCATAACTCACTATACTCTGTACCACACCGTACCTTCTTCTCCAGTTATACGGAAGCAAGTCCACAGTTCAATTTTAGAGATTATACTGTGATTAGCTCTTACTGTTATTCAGGAGGTCGGCATTTCAACGTGACACAAATTAAAAGAACTCCCTTTTTAGTATGAAATAGTGCAATGTCAAGCGTCCTTTCACGATCCGATTATACCTTCTCAGTTCTCCCCCTAGCCGCTACATTTACACATGAGGGTTCTCAACTTACCGTTGAACTCATATAGCCCGTTTTAGTTACTAACTTCACAATTACATATTTACACATTTAATGAACTTTCTAATTAATTCAATTACTGGATTCGCCTGTAAACATATCTAATACTTTAGCCCCGCCCCTACCTGAGGGATGATACACTTTATCAGAAAGGTGGATCATTTTTCATACAACTTTGAAGGTTTGCTTTTAGCATTGGACTTGGAATGTCTGTATGTGAAGTGCTAAAAGACGGTAAACACAAAGGATCTACAAGTTAGTTCTGATTGTTAACATTAACAACTAAACACAGTCTAACAGACAGACAATCATATGCCGTGATCCTTCTCAAGTTAGCTGCAGAAAAAACAAATACGCCCATCTGCAGCTATACAACATCATTAGGGTACTCTGTCGCTTGCCCATGCTCTCCCAAATTTTATTGCTACAGGAAAATTTCAAGAGTGACAAAAATAAAACCTTTTCCCTGTTTTCCTATAACAATTGTGAGAAAGAAATTGATTACGAGCAAAACTACCTTGAGAAAACATGAATTTACTACTCGCTGATGTTGCAAAGTTGAAGGTATGAATTATTGAACATTACATATCTAGACCAATAAGATTTGTACTTGGCAATTGCAAGATCCAACCATGGTTTGTAATTTCCATTGTAATGAACAACCGCCCCATTTTCTATTGCTGTTTTGTTTAGGGCAGGATCATAACCAAGCCCCAAGACATGCCAGCTCCGGTCCAAAGGATAAGTCAAGTTATAAAAAGTTATCAGCCCCGGGGGTAAGGTCCCAAGTTTCCAAAGTGTTCTATCCTCATTCTGCAATGGAAAATCATGGTCAGCTGAAAGGCTACACAAGGATGAAGAAATTAACAAAATGAATAGGAACTGTGAATTTTCTTCTCTAACGGAATTGCTCTTGAACATCAAGTGCATTACGACTCTTTGCAAGAGAAAAACTAGCATTCCATACATAGGTAGATTCTAAGAGCAAGGTTTCTATAAACATGGTGGATCATAACAAGAGTTTGCAAAAAAGCCGACTAGTAGGCAACAATTCATTTTTCTAAGAGATTGTGCTATAAAGCTCAAAGGAAAATGAGCAATCATAGATAAGGTATGTTTCTTCCTTTTTATGGAGTTAGGGGGTGCTGGGATAACAAGGGCCGCACCCTAATACGACTGTTACAATTCTAtgttttacaaaactagaaatagAGATCACAAAATTAGGTAAATAGGTGATAAGTAGACAAGCTACATGGTTTGGGCGACAAAATGGTTTAGCCCTTATCATGAATGTAGAATTTCATCACTTCTACTCAAAACCTAAAGAAGGCACCCACTATTATTCTTAAGTCTAAACAATGCCCGAATTTGCAAAAAAGTCAAATTCTATCTCCACTGCAGAACACACTTTAAGAGCCATGTCTGAGACCCCCAATACAGCCGGGGGAGAGGGGGGGGGAGTATATTTCCTGACAAATTATGGCAGTTTAGTTTTGAGTCTTTTGACACAATAACATCTATCTACCCTCAAGCAAACAAAGGAGCTTTCAGCAATAATTGAAGGTTTCAATCCCATCAGTCTTCCGACTATATTCTACTTAATTCTTTGTTTTTCATCCTCACTAAATACATTGATTTTCAATAGTAATTTAATCAGTATGGTTTTTTGAGCTGCAGCACTTTCACGGAGTTTCACCTCATTTGACCATCCAAAGCAGCAGCAGAAGCATCTTTAAAGTTATAGTATCTAGTGTATTGCACTATGTCTTGGTTTTCAAATACAATCATATAAACTTGAAACTAAGATGGAGATCAATGTGATGACTGCCTAGCCTTTAGAGCCACCTCCAGGCAGCAGGAGCTATTAAACTCACAAAAACCTATATGAAATTGGGAGAGATCGGTCTATTGGCCCATCACGAATGATCCATtagctcttttttttcttttcttttgaggtTAAAAGGAGATCGCTGATATATAACACAAAATACCGGTAAAAAAAACACATTAGATCTTTGTAGGatcattttcttctattcaaaTTGTAGCGGGTCAAAGAAGATCATTTCCTCATGTAAAACATTCATGATGATAATATCAAAAAACTCAGCTCATTGTGTCTAGAAGCACCAACAAAGAATATATAATATTAACTTACCATTTCCTGCCAATGATGATATATTCCTGTAATGTTGCGCCTCCTCCACTCCTTCAAATCAAAGATATTCATGCCAAATGCCCAGCCACAAGCATTTGGATCAAAATTTTCAGATATCTTCGGGTTCGAGAAGTTAAGATATTTATCAAATCTATGGAAGCTTTCTTTGCATGTCTCCACGGCACCATTGACCATCCCTTGTAGGTCGACAGACCAAAGAGGCGTCAGATCCTTTTGAACTACAATATCATCATCCAGAAACAAAATTTTCTCCAGCTTTGGGTATACTTCAGGAAGGTAAAACCTAAGATGATTTAGCATTGACAAATACTTTGGGTTCCTATATTTGAGATTGTCGGTGCCAGTTGTAAGGGAATTCGACTGATGTGCCTTGAAATAATACTCTATCATTCTAGCAGATTCAAGCTGACGTAGTACAGGGCAGTAAGAAGAATTAAGCCATGTAAAGTCATCCACATTCTCAACATGAATTGTTGCACCAGCAGGAGGATTGACAAGGAACCACATTTTCATAGCTAGGAAGTTCAATTTATCTGTCACTATATGGAAAACGTGCTTTTCAGGCTCCTTTGCGTGCAGTGTAGTAGAGTTCACAACAACAGATGTGGCTAGTACATTATCAGAAAATATTGCATAATGGTACAGAGAAGGATCTTCAAGTTTTTCCTTGTTTGGAAATCCTCTCTCTTCATATCCACGTAGGAAGTAGTCCGTCGTGAGAAGCAAGGGAAGACAATGCAAAGGCCTGGGGACTGTTTTAGCAGCCAGCTGTATCAAGAATGCACTCCTTTTCTTCAGCAGACTTAGACCAGTTTCAGCCGACTGAAGCATGACCCTTAGTTTCCTTGCTAGTGTTATGCAATCGTATAGTTGATCTTTCGCAGCAGCTAGAACATGGCCCATATCCTTTGCTCTGTCAAGTGCACTGTAGGTAAACCTAATATTAAAGACAAAACCTAACATCTAAACTTCATTAACGAAAAGTTGAAAGCACCAACCTTGGTAGAAGTTCAGCATCAGAAGTGGCCTCTCCAATTGCAAGCTGATTTACTCTAGAATGTTGTATCAAAGAATCATACAGAGCATCTTCATTCTTAGCTTTTGCAATGGTAGCATAAGCTCTTGCCATGATTATTTGGTCACGCATAAGTTTAAGGGTAGAGTCAGAATTGGGATTTTCATATTCTTTCCTCCATATATTGTATTTACCCTTGCTAGTTGTGTCAAGCTCTTTAGCTCGCTGAATAGCAGCATCTTGAATCTGGTTTTCAATTTCCTTATCTTGTTGGATCAGCTCTGCAGTCCGTCGGTCCCTTCTTTCATTTCTTAGCCTCTGAAGCATCAGGAAGTATCTATGAATCCAAATGACTGAAAAAGAACATGAATGACAAATGTAGAGATATAAGAATTTGCCACCTGGCGCTTGAGTTTGATTGGATGAAGCTCAGATGCTTTTTTATGCTCCATGACAACTCCATACTGATTTTCATTTACGTTAGAGTGCTCAATATTGACCTCAAACTTATCCGCTGTCTGAGACTTCCCTTCCACTTCCTGAGAACAAGCAGTAAAAAGAATTGCAGTCTACATTAACAAATATAAAAACTACTATATCCTCTTCACTTTGAGAAGATGTTGTGTCCATTTAATATCAGCAAGTAAAGTAAACACACACCTTGGAACTCTTTTTCTGATCACTATCCTCATCACTAGGATATCTCCATACCCATGAAGTTGACAAGTCCTTGGAGTTTATGCTCCTAGTTCTAATAGCACCATTAGCATCAGTGTATGTTACAATGATGTCAATATTCTGCATACAGAGCAGAAAGATCATCATGGTATGGTATACGAAGATTAAAAGTAAATAAATCTAAAGGAGAAAAGAATTCTCTAGTCATCATTAGACTGTTATCCTAAAATCAAAAGATAGGTTGGTTACTTTCTCATCAGGACGAGCAGCAGTCATTAGACCTTGTTCCTGCCAAGAAATTGCAGAGTTTACAGCATATACAGGCAAAAGGGATGCAAAAATAGAAGCCAATTTTTTCATAGAGGCAGAAGTCTTGAAAGACATAGATAATGGGTTTCAAGTAAACTAAATAAATAATTGTATTACCTTTCTATTAATGCATTGTGGACAATCATATGAGGGGAAAAGACCTTTCAGCTCTCCCTGACTGGAAATAGGAGGAAGAGAAGAGAAGTGAAAAGGTAACACATAGAAGTCGGGTAAATAAGAAGTACTAGTAACAAACTAGGTAGCATTACTTGCAGCAGCAAAATTGAGTAAACATGAAGATAAGTATGATGCACTTACAATGATGATACATTTGAGAATTCTTCTCGGGCAGGTTCAACATGTATAACCTGAATAAATAGGATAAGAAGAGtaagaaaataacaaaatgaGAAAAGAGAGCTAAGGTAAAGCTCATTATTATGATACACTCGTACAAGTATAATTTGAATCACAACAAGTtaaaaatgagaagaaaatagAAACTCTTTAAATAGTCTCGACGAGATCCAGGCCACATCAACACGATTAAAGTAGAGTgaaaaatgaaaacataaatttcagGGAGAAACAGAAACATAGATGCGCAACAGAGAGAAAGATCTAAAGAAGTGAATTACCAGGAAGAAGATTAGCAAAGTCGGGGAGAGGAAGGATCCTCTAAAACGAGCCCTCATAGCCAGCCGACCCAAGAAGAAAGA contains:
- the LOC104114710 gene encoding pentatricopeptide repeat-containing protein At2g17210 — its product is MRVPFSSPAWNCNWCSRLKELLYHGKSQDVLFHYRELKKSGLELTDHSVFAVLLKACLNLSPTHGNSIHGSLIKQGFLAFTSLGNSMMDFYAKSGDLGSALLVFNCMPNKDSVSWNVIVHGHLERAAAASSGRGLWFFTQAWAAGFEPNISTLVLVIQTCRNLKAFEVGQMIHGSIIRAGYSSITSVQNSLLNFYAELGMQLAHNLFDEMTDRDVISWSVMVAGYTQSEEATVALGFFKRMIDFGITLDGQSVVSVLKACSKLMAIRMGESIHGFVISRGLGYDLFVQNSLIDLYSKCNDVNSSLRVFRETPEKNVVSWNSLLSGLVQNEKHSEALILFDSMRKAGVDSDEVTLVNLLQLCKSFLDPYQCKLIHSRVLRRGFELNELVTNSLIDAYASCNLINYAWSQFSIMKTQDAVTWSTMIAGFTHCGMPDEAIAVFREMNHTTERPNAITMLHLLEACSLSADLKRSRWAHGIAIRRGLTSDVLVGTAILDMYSKCGSVELSRKVFERIPHKNVVTWSAIITAYGMNGLPNEALALLAEMKMSGLRPNQVTALSLLSACSHGGLVEEGLSLFEELIWDHEVEPSLEHYSCLVDLLARAGKVDSAMNLIGRLRGGVKPSASAWGALLSACRNYENYEFGANALPQVLELEPSSSAGYLLASNMYASGHSWGDASKMRMLSKERGVKVTAGYSLVYVNAKACKFLAGDNHHSLSGELQFAIQQLHSCMKMDITCR
- the LOC104114709 gene encoding probable galacturonosyltransferase 3 isoform X2; amino-acid sequence: MRARFRGSFLSPTLLIFFLVIHVEPAREEFSNVSSFQGELKGLFPSYDCPQCINRKNIDIIVTYTDANGAIRTRSINSKDLSTSWVWRYPSDEDSDQKKSSKEVEGKSQTADKFEVNIEHSNVNENQYGVVMEHKKASELHPIKLKRQRLRNERRDRRTAELIQQDKEIENQIQDAAIQRAKELDTTSKGKYNIWRKEYENPNSDSTLKLMRDQIIMARAYATIAKAKNEDALYDSLIQHSRVNQLAIGEATSDAELLPSALDRAKDMGHVLAAAKDQLYDCITLARKLRVMLQSAETGLSLLKKRSAFLIQLAAKTVPRPLHCLPLLLTTDYFLRGYEERGFPNKEKLEDPSLYHYAIFSDNVLATSVVVNSTTLHAKEPEKHVFHIVTDKLNFLAMKMWFLVNPPAGATIHVENVDDFTWLNSSYCPVLRQLESARMIEYYFKAHQSNSLTTGTDNLKYRNPKYLSMLNHLRFYLPEVYPKLEKILFLDDDIVVQKDLTPLWSVDLQGMVNGAVETCKESFHRFDKYLNFSNPKISENFDPNACGWAFGMNIFDLKEWRRRNITGIYHHWQEMNEDRTLWKLGTLPPGLITFYNLTYPLDRSWHVLGLGYDPALNKTAIENGAVVHYNGNYKPWLDLAIAKYKSYWSRYVMFNNSYLQLCNISE
- the LOC104114709 gene encoding probable galacturonosyltransferase 3 isoform X1, which encodes MRARFRGSFLSPTLLIFFLVIHVEPAREEFSNVSSFQGELKGLFPSYDCPQCINRKEQGLMTAARPDEKNIDIIVTYTDANGAIRTRSINSKDLSTSWVWRYPSDEDSDQKKSSKEVEGKSQTADKFEVNIEHSNVNENQYGVVMEHKKASELHPIKLKRQRLRNERRDRRTAELIQQDKEIENQIQDAAIQRAKELDTTSKGKYNIWRKEYENPNSDSTLKLMRDQIIMARAYATIAKAKNEDALYDSLIQHSRVNQLAIGEATSDAELLPSALDRAKDMGHVLAAAKDQLYDCITLARKLRVMLQSAETGLSLLKKRSAFLIQLAAKTVPRPLHCLPLLLTTDYFLRGYEERGFPNKEKLEDPSLYHYAIFSDNVLATSVVVNSTTLHAKEPEKHVFHIVTDKLNFLAMKMWFLVNPPAGATIHVENVDDFTWLNSSYCPVLRQLESARMIEYYFKAHQSNSLTTGTDNLKYRNPKYLSMLNHLRFYLPEVYPKLEKILFLDDDIVVQKDLTPLWSVDLQGMVNGAVETCKESFHRFDKYLNFSNPKISENFDPNACGWAFGMNIFDLKEWRRRNITGIYHHWQEMNEDRTLWKLGTLPPGLITFYNLTYPLDRSWHVLGLGYDPALNKTAIENGAVVHYNGNYKPWLDLAIAKYKSYWSRYVMFNNSYLQLCNISE